A window from Calliopsis andreniformis isolate RMS-2024a chromosome 7, iyCalAndr_principal, whole genome shotgun sequence encodes these proteins:
- the LOC143181532 gene encoding uncharacterized protein LOC143181532: MDTFKMTLFLALLSLVALATASADLPKPSYARTMLKVSRSLPGETEEFKVRTSEGNMATLIIKRRDRTSSEDSKASQSINPLGEQKVKPDEGKENATSLEMTQAPKNEAKTREEIRKLEEAQIEQLRTKLSESEAQKDFSGSEQASGNEKTPKDQAVSETNIDYGNWTPLGTDGRAVQLQETTTEEYHSWKPLPSDLKTTTDERTNYARFDSAFPNSGLLLLRHFQDRSQRNLQVSDQQEETPRYTFLPHQIRSTRTNIGANLLKNRDSKNVPPEVVVRSEINVKSSSTRTPMTLDKDGIPVIHGKRVPDEPIDKIQTWRNARVINNKLVHDRPSTEGLEVSTSFYPAENMVEKQRFERFFKNVNRRYGKDFEEEGKNVFFEWDPKNYKNEALKAEVYEPRTDNYRASTHKRMLHPDGVSVYPVSQLYTPESQKIAPVALKPGARAPVLQYAHPELGVQPAKILKNEKKRPDNFPENQYSFSEQKQKKKYVLNDKTIIDSYNTKNYYPNQHFYGLKRPNDAPFWVKISENLKSQFSNGVEKVSQFTRPVIDPLVEATHKISQNLGLSKGKEAQDKIGTVASGGSILIPALGLVASGAALGIGAVAVGRYLDVDVLKRSNDGIAAEMEYQRALNGNQAFLRELSEVNGKGGTLYFLEDIPQNEDTRTKDEARSLGNQNNVLVILEENQKTAEEGKVEASERDQVTNRRKRSLDYLDIFQAEGNLKNLVRNKRLQRKGADSMSEIVEIDLPAREGSIDVTEFLIPRKTIGEQGNLKKHGKDAAILVIEDGSTPLQLVEKDFSSEVAHRNDLEGAARVVGDMMRNSVDGRDEKRRRRSVESDQELEDALQNLEKAEVAEVTHIDGDWTNTPCAKRLFCDAMIQRGPDATILMEKKMAALLGRIQPGAAAQVSSHFEEVMDAVRRHDCSSFLCPQARPGNVFF; this comes from the exons ATGGATACGTTTAAG ATGACACTTTTCCTGGCCCTGCTCAGCCTGGTCGCCCTCGCCACAGCTTCAGCAGACCTGCCGAAGCCCAGCTATGCCAGGACAATGTTAAAAGTGTCAAGGAGTCTCCCAGGCGAGACTGAAGAGTTCAAAGTGCGCACCAGCGAAGGCAACATGGCTACCTTGATTATCAAGCGCCGAGACAGAACCTCCTCAGAAGATTCGAAGGCCAGCCAGTCCATCAATCCTCTGGGGGAGCAGAAAGTGAAGCCTGACGAAGGAAAAGAAAACGCCACGTCACTGGAGATGACCCAGGCACCCAAAAACGAGGCCAAGACCAGGGAAGAGATAAGAAAGCTAGAGGAGGCTCAGATAGAGCAGCTGAGGACCAAGCTGTCGGAGTCTGAGGCTCAAAAAGACTTTTCAGGGTCAGAGCAAGCCTCAGGGAATGAGAAGACTCCAAAGGACCAGGCTGTCAGCGAGACTAACATTGACTATGGGAACTGGACTCCTCTGGGCACTGATGGGAGAGCTGTCCAGTTGCAGGAAACGACCACTGAGGAGTACCACAGCTGGAAACCTCTTCCAAGTGATCTGAAGACCACCACTGACGAGAGGACCAACTATGCCAGGTTCGACAGCGCCTTCCCTAACAGTGGACTCCTCCTGCTGCGACATTTTCAAGACAGATCCCAGAGGAACCTGCAGGTCAGCGACCAGCAAGAGGAGACGCCTCGCTACACTTTCCTGCCTCATCAGATTCGCTCTACAAGAACGAATATTGGTGCCAACCTGTTGAAGAACAGAGATTCTAAGAACGTTCCACCAGAAGTGGTAGTCAGGTCAGAGATTAACGTGAAGTCTAGCTCGACGAGGACTCCCATGACTCTGGACAAGGATGGGATACCTGTGATCCATGGCAAGAGGGTTCCTGATGAACCTATTGATAAGATTCAGACCTGGCGCAATGCAAGAGTGATTAATAATAAATTGGTCCATGATAGACCCTCTACTGAGGGTTTAGAAGTGTCTACTAGCTTCTACCCCGCGGAGAATATGGTGGAGAAGCAGAGGTTTGAGAGGTTCTTCAAGAATGTTAACAGAAG GTACGGTAAGGACTTCGAGGAGGAGGGCAAGAACGTCTTCTTCGAGTGGGATCCGAAGAACTACAAGAACGAAGCCCTCAAGGCCGAGGTGTACGAGCCAAGGACCGACAACTACAGAGCCAGCACTCACAAAAGGATGTTGCACCCTGACGGAGTCTCAGTCTACCCTGTCTCTCAGCTCTACACCCCAGAGAGCCAGAAGATCGCGCCAGTAGCTCTGAAGCCTGGCGCCAGAGCTCCAGTTCTTCAGTATGCTCACCCAGAACTGGGTGTCCAACCAGCGAAGATTCTGAAGAATGAGAAGAAACGTCCAGACAACTTCCCAGAGAACCAGTACTCCTTCAGCGAGCAAAAGCAGAAGAAGAAGTACGTGTTGAATGACAAGACCATCATCGATAGCTACAACACTAAAAACTATTACCCTAACCAGCACTTCTATGGCTTGAAGAGGCCCAATGATGCTCCCTTTTGGGTGAAGATATCTGAGAACCTGAAGAGCCAGTTCTCCAATGGCGTTGAGAAGGTCTCACAGTTCACCAGACCTGTGATCGACCCTTTAGTGGAAGCCACTCATAAGATCTCCCAGAATCTGGGCCTGTCCAAGGGCAAGGAGGCCCAAGACAAGATTGGCACTGTAGCCTCTGGGGGTAGCATCCTGATCCCAGCTCTAGGACTCGTTGCCTCAGGTGCTGCCCTTGGCATAGGCGCTGTTGCTGTGGGGAGATACCTCGATGTGGATGTCTTAAAAAGATCTAACGATGGCATCGCTGCTGAAATGGAGTACCAGAGAGCTCTTAATGGCAATCAGGCCTTCTTAAGAGAACTTAGCGAGGTTAATGGTAAAGGAGGAACCCTGTATTTCCTGGAAGACATTCCTCAGAATGAGGACACCAGGACTAAGGACGAGGCTAGGTCCTTGGGGAACCAGAATAATGTCCTGGTGATTCTTGAGGAGAACCAGAAGACAGCTGAGGAAGGAAAAGTGGAGGCTTCAGAGAGAGACCAGGTGACGAATAGAAGAAAACGGAGTTTGGACTACCTGGACATCTTCCAGGCAGAAGGAAACCTAAAGAACCTGGTGAGGAACAAACGTCTGCAGAGGAAGGGAGCAGACTCCATGAGCGAGATTGTCGAGATCGATTTACCAGCTCGCGAGGGAAGCATCGACGTGACAGAATTTCTCATTCCAAGAAAGACAATTGGAGAGCAAGGTAACCTAAAGAAGCATGGCAAGGATGCAGCGATTCTAGTTATCGAGGATGGCTCCACGCCTCTACAGTTGGTAGAGAAAGATTTCAGCTCTGAGGTGGCTCATAGAAATGATCTAGAGGGAGCAGCTAGGGTTGTTGGAGACATGATGAGGAATTCTGTAGATGGCAGGGacgaaaaaagaagaagaagaagtgtGGAGAGTGACCAGGAGCTAGAAGACGCTCTTCAGAATCTGGAGAAGGCTGAGGTAGCCGAGGTGACTCACATTGATGGCGACTGGACCAACACACCTTGCGCCAAGAGGTTATTCTGTGACGCCATGATCCAGAGAGGTCCTGATGCTACTATACTGATGGAGAAGAAGATGGCTGCTCTTCTCGGCCG GATACAGCCGGGAGCTGCTGCCCAGGTGTCCAGCCACTTCGAGGAGGTCATGGACGCTGTGCGAAGACACGACTGCTCTAGCTTCCTGTGCCCCCAGGCTAGGCCAGGGAACGTCTTCTTCTAA
- the Or115 gene encoding odorant receptor 115, with the protein MLQIAKITRMTIIRSTLMCHSVVITYVILRRLTIKYNDSKLLFRGCFPYDVNSSPEYELTIFAQFAAATYAAASYTAVDTFVAMLILHVCGQLSIVKSNIRNLRYYGEDFRKQLERIVRKHEYLNMFAETIEKCFNMMLLLQMLGCTMQLCFQCFQVIMSIGEANEFLIFQIFFLLLYVVYVMVQLYLYCYVGEKLLIESTEIAEAVYDCEWYNLSPRDAKLLIIIIQRARLPLQVTAGKFCSFTLVLYSQILKTSMGYISVLYATKDK; encoded by the exons ATGTTGCAAATAGCGAAAATCACTCGAATGACGATAATAAGGAGCACCCTTATGTGTCACAGTGTGGTGATCACTTACGTCATCCTTCGTCGACTAACAATTAAGTACAACGACAGTAAATTACTCTTTCGTGGATGTTTTCCTTATGACGTTAATTCGAGTCCTGAATACGAGCTGACGATATTTGCTCAATTCGCTGCTGCAACTTATGCAGCTGCATCCTACACAGCAGTGGACACATTTGTCGCCATGTTGATACTGCATGTCTGTgggcagctttcaatcgtaaagAGTAATATAAGGAATCTTCGTTATTATGGAGAAGATTTTCGAAAACAGTTGGAGAGGATCGTAAGAAAACATGAGTATCTTAATAT GTTCGCAGAAACGATAGAAAAATGTTTCAACATGATGCTACTACTTCAGATGCTCGGTTGCACCATGCAGCTGTGCTTTCAATGTTTCCAAGTCATCATG TCGATAGGTGAAGCAAACGAATtcctaatatttcaaatttttttctTACTGCTCTATGTTGTTTATGTGATGGTTCAGTTGTACTTGTACTGTTATGTTGGTGAAAAACTTTTAATCGAG AGCACAGAGATAGCAGAGGCAGTGTACGACTGTGAGTGGTACAATTTATCTCCAAGAGATGCAAAACTGCTGATAATCATCATACAGCGAGCCAGACTGCCACTGCAAGTCACTGCAGGCAAGTTCTGCTCTTTCACTTTGGTCCTCTATTCCCAG ATTTTGAAAACCTCGATGGGCTACATTTCTGTTCTTTACGCCACGAAGGACAAATAG
- the LOC143181417 gene encoding uncharacterized protein LOC143181417 yields the protein MVALNVKFLVIVSIVVCSVVARNADNKRGFLKETSDKKHSGSMLMEIAKELVQRSTTSSQVLNLNLSNLLLLLVLKAVVFGAGYLGQHGHKGRELEGENVVSEGEVALALGYLMGDTCLYRAACEEPHVAKEYLGAAEMIIETMKLLPQSLPIEGKYEKAISEFRKAIEHGVTDGCPPEYTCKKENIKNFLKEEKK from the exons ATGGTAGCCTTGAACGTGAAGTTTTTGGTAATTGTGAGCATAGTGGTTTGTAGTGTTGTCGCTAGAAATGCTGACAACAAACGTGGCTTTCTCAAAGAAACAAGTGATAAGAAACATAGTGGTTCCATGCTGATGGAAATCGCGAAGGAGCTTGTGCAGAGGTCCACTACTAGCAGTCAG GTGCTGAATTTGAATCTATCTAACTTGTTACTGCTTTTGGTGCTGAAAGCAGTCGTATTCGGTGCAGGGTACTTAGGCCAACATGGTCACAAGGGACGAGAGTTGGAAGGAG AGAATGTGGTATCCGAGGGGGAAGTTGCATTAGCGCTGGGTTACTTAATGGGGGACACGTGCTTATATCGAGCAGCTTGTGAGGAGCCCCACGTTGCAAAAGAATATTTGGGGGCTGCAGAGATGATAATAGAAACCATGAAACTGTTACCCCA AAGCCTGCCCATTGAAGGAAAATACGAAAAAGCAATTTCAGAATTTCGAAAAGCCATTGAACATGGTGTCACGGATGGTTGTCCACCCGAGTACACTTGCAAGAAGGAAAATatcaaaaatttcttaaaagaagagaagaaataA
- the Prosalpha7 gene encoding proteasome alpha7 subunit, with the protein MSSIGTGYDLSASQFSPDGRVFQVEYAQKAVENGGTVIGLRGKDCVVFAIEKIITSKLYEPGTNKRIFNIDKHIGMAGSGLISDARQIAETARSEASSYKSQYGVGIPLKYLNERVSMYMHAYTLYSAVRPYGCSVILGAYEDNGPVMYMIDPSGVSYGYYGCAIGKAKQSAKTEIEKLKLAEMSSNDLVKEAARIIYLVHDELKDKQFELEMSWVGKRTNGRHERIPADIKADAEAKAKQAMAEDSDSDTEDM; encoded by the exons ATGAGCTCCATAGGCACGGGG TATGACTTGTCTGCGTCTCAATTTTCGCCGGACGGACGCGTGTTCCAAGTGGAATATGCACAGAAAGCTGTCGAGAATGGAGG CACAGTGATCGGTTTGAGAGGGAAGGACTGTGTGGTATTCGCAATTGAAAAAATAATCACCTCCAAACTCTACGAGCCAGGCACCAACAAAAGAATATTCAACATAGACAAACACATTGGTATGGCAGGGTCTGGTTTGATTTCTGACGCAAGGCAGATTGCGGAGACCGCAAGATCAGAGGCCTCTAGCTATAAGTCACAGTATGGAGTCGGCATTCCCTTGAAATATCTGAACGAGAGGGTTTCTATGTACATGCATGCCTACACTCTGTATTCTGCGGTTAGACCTTACGGTTGCTCTGTGATTCTTGGAGCATATGAAGATAATGGGCCAGTAATGTACATGATCGATCCATCTGGTGTAtcctatggatactatggctgcGCCATTG GAAAAGCGAAACAGTCGGCGAAGACGGAAATTGAGAAGCTGAAGTTAGCCGAAATGAGCTCTAACGATTTGGTAAAGGAGGCTGCAAGAATTATTTATCTGGTCCACGATGAATTAAAGGACAAGCAGTTTGAGCTAGAAATGAGCTGGGTGGGTAAACGAACAAATGGGAGACACGAGCGTATCCCAGCAGACATAAAGGCAGACGCAGAGGCGAAGGCGAAGCAGGCAATGGCTGAGGACTCAGACAGCGACACTGAAGATATgtaa
- the LOC143181573 gene encoding pinopsin isoform X1, translating into MHGLRFPWESEGSRGKSRVPSSPPPRGVFVCRGPSVAWNTCSTPGQRTMSLNRGNVTLDDLEEQVSPAVYVSAAVALGFIGFFGFTMNLLVAIVIVKDAQTLWTPVNVILVNLVVGDFLVAAFGNPVAMVSAITGGWYWGYKVCLWYAWFMSTLGFASIGNLTVMAVERWLLVARPMRALSIRHAVILGFFVWVYALCLSLPPLFGWGSYGPEAGNVSCSVNWEVHDPVTKSESYIGFLFIMGLVIPVIVISTSYGAIILTLRKVRKRAGARGRREGKVTKMVALMITAFLLAWSPYAALALAAQYFDAQPSPSVAVLPALLAKSSICYNPIIYAALNSQFPRSLKKIFDIRSPRNMPAESQNTALTVFSKREQGN; encoded by the exons ATGCACGGGCTCCGGTTTCCGTGGGAAAGCGAGGGGTCAAGAGGTAAATCGCGAGTGCCGTCGTCGCCGCCACCACGTGGCGTTTTCGTGTGCCGTGGACCCTCAGTGGCCTGGAACACCTGTTCCACCCCAGGACAGAGGACGATGTCGTTGAACCGTGGCAACGTCACGCTGGACGATCTCGAGGAACAGGTCAGTCCAGCGGTTTACGTCAGCGCGGCGGTCGCCCTCGGATTCATCGGCTTCTTCGGATTCACCATGAACCTGCTCGTCGCGATCGTGATCGTCAAGGACGCGCAGACCTTGTGGACGCCAGTTAACGTGATCCTCGTCAATCTTGTC GTTGGCGATTTTTTGGTGGCAGCCTTtgggaatccggttgctatgGTCTCTGCGATCACAGGAGGGTGGTACTGGGGCTACAAAGTGTGTCTCTG GTACGCCTGGTTCATGTCCACCCTGGGATTTGCCAGTATCGGGAACTTAACTGTAATGGCTGTTGAACGATGGCTGCTGGTCGCCAGACCGATGAGAGCCTTATCCATAAG GCACGCTGTGATACTAGGTTTCTTCGTTTGGGTCTATGCACTTTGCTTATCACTACCACCCCTATTCGGCTGGGGGAGTTATGGTCCCGAAGCTGGCAACGTGTCCTGCAGCGTTAACTGGGAGGTCCACGATCCTGTCACGAAAAGCGAGAGCTACATCGGTTTCCTATTCATCATGGGCCTTGTCATCCCTGTCATAGTAATCAGCACCAGCTACGGGGCAATTATACTGACTTTAAGGAAAGTGAGGAAAAGAGCGG GTGCACGCGGAAGACGCGAAGGGAAGGTTACGAAGATGGTCGCGTTAATGATCACAGCTTTCCTGCTCGCTTGGTCGCCCTATGCGGCGCTGGCACTCGCAGCGCAATATTTCGAT GCACAACCATCCCCCTCAGTGGCAGTGCTTCCAGCCTTGCTAGCGAAGTCCTCCATTTGCTACAACCCCATCATCTACGCGGCCTTGAACAGTCAATTCCCTCGGTCCCTGAAGAAGATATTCGACATACGAAGCCCGAGGAATATGCCAGCAGAAAGTCAGAACACAGCGTTGACAGTATTCAGCAAACGAGAACAGGGGAACTGA
- the LOC143181573 gene encoding pinopsin isoform X2: protein MSLNRGNVTLDDLEEQVSPAVYVSAAVALGFIGFFGFTMNLLVAIVIVKDAQTLWTPVNVILVNLVVGDFLVAAFGNPVAMVSAITGGWYWGYKVCLWYAWFMSTLGFASIGNLTVMAVERWLLVARPMRALSIRHAVILGFFVWVYALCLSLPPLFGWGSYGPEAGNVSCSVNWEVHDPVTKSESYIGFLFIMGLVIPVIVISTSYGAIILTLRKVRKRAGARGRREGKVTKMVALMITAFLLAWSPYAALALAAQYFDAQPSPSVAVLPALLAKSSICYNPIIYAALNSQFPRSLKKIFDIRSPRNMPAESQNTALTVFSKREQGN, encoded by the exons ATGTCGTTGAACCGTGGCAACGTCACGCTGGACGATCTCGAGGAACAGGTCAGTCCAGCGGTTTACGTCAGCGCGGCGGTCGCCCTCGGATTCATCGGCTTCTTCGGATTCACCATGAACCTGCTCGTCGCGATCGTGATCGTCAAGGACGCGCAGACCTTGTGGACGCCAGTTAACGTGATCCTCGTCAATCTTGTC GTTGGCGATTTTTTGGTGGCAGCCTTtgggaatccggttgctatgGTCTCTGCGATCACAGGAGGGTGGTACTGGGGCTACAAAGTGTGTCTCTG GTACGCCTGGTTCATGTCCACCCTGGGATTTGCCAGTATCGGGAACTTAACTGTAATGGCTGTTGAACGATGGCTGCTGGTCGCCAGACCGATGAGAGCCTTATCCATAAG GCACGCTGTGATACTAGGTTTCTTCGTTTGGGTCTATGCACTTTGCTTATCACTACCACCCCTATTCGGCTGGGGGAGTTATGGTCCCGAAGCTGGCAACGTGTCCTGCAGCGTTAACTGGGAGGTCCACGATCCTGTCACGAAAAGCGAGAGCTACATCGGTTTCCTATTCATCATGGGCCTTGTCATCCCTGTCATAGTAATCAGCACCAGCTACGGGGCAATTATACTGACTTTAAGGAAAGTGAGGAAAAGAGCGG GTGCACGCGGAAGACGCGAAGGGAAGGTTACGAAGATGGTCGCGTTAATGATCACAGCTTTCCTGCTCGCTTGGTCGCCCTATGCGGCGCTGGCACTCGCAGCGCAATATTTCGAT GCACAACCATCCCCCTCAGTGGCAGTGCTTCCAGCCTTGCTAGCGAAGTCCTCCATTTGCTACAACCCCATCATCTACGCGGCCTTGAACAGTCAATTCCCTCGGTCCCTGAAGAAGATATTCGACATACGAAGCCCGAGGAATATGCCAGCAGAAAGTCAGAACACAGCGTTGACAGTATTCAGCAAACGAGAACAGGGGAACTGA